From the genome of Candidatus Tanganyikabacteria bacterium:
CCGGCGGCGTGGTGCCGGTGGATCTGTTCATTCCGGGCTGCCCGCCGCATCCCCTGACCGTGCTGGACGGCCTGCTCCGCCTGCTGGGCCGCCTGTAGACCCTTACTCCGCGCTGGGCAGCGGGTTGATCACCGGGTTGGCCAGGCCGTTTTCCAGTTCGGTCACGGTCAGCTTGCCGTCGTTGTTGGCGTCCATCTCCTTGAACTCGGCCGGCGACATGGGGCTGGGCTCGCCGATGTCCGCGATGTTGGTCTCGTCGCGGGTCAGGAACCCGTCGGAGTTGGCGTCGAGCGTCTTGAAGAGCTGGACCGCCTGGTCGTGCTGGACGTAGACCAGTTCGGCCACGAAGTCGGGATCCAGGAACTCCTGGCTCGAGATCTGGCCGTCGCCGTTCTTGTCGAGGATCTTCGCCAGGGCCGCGCGGGTGTCGGGATCGGCGGCGTCCGGCCGGCCGACGACTATGGGCAGGACCGGGTTGCTCGGCAGTTCGTCCGGCGTCAGGTAGCCCTTGCCGCCCTTGTCGGACGCCCGGAACAGGGCCTGCAGCTTCTGCCGGATGCCCGCTTCGGTGGTCGCCTTGAGGGCGCTGGCCTGCATCGTGCCCGTCGCGCTGACGCCGGTGGCCAGTTTCGCCGACGAGGCGCATCCCGCGGGCGCGGCCAGGATCAGCAGCGTGGCGGCGAACGTTCCCAGGCGGACGAGCGTGTGGCTACCCATGGCGATGCGCTTCCCTTTCGAACCCTTCGACCAAGACGTATCGGTTATCCGGAAACGCCCCTCCGCGATGACCTGCAAGAGATTGTCATTGGGTAATTACTCGGTGAAGGCGGCGCCAGAAGTCCATGGTCGCGACGTCCGGCCCGGTGCCGAGCGTCTCCCGCAGACGCCGGTCGAATGCGGCGAAGTGGGCCTCGGCGGCGCTCCGGCGGCCGGTGCGCCAGAGGGCCTCCAGGACCGCGCGGTGCGCCGTCTCGGCCAGGGGGTCGATCTCCAGGATCCGCTCGGCGCGGGCGAGGGCGTGCGGCCAGTCGCCCGCCTGCCGGTCGGCCGCCAGGGCGGCGTCGGCGGCCGCCAGCCAGATGCCGTGCAGCCGCGCCTGGCGCGCCGCGACCCAGTGGAACTCGGTCAGATCCGGCAGGAACGGGCCCGCGTACGGGTCGAGGATCTCTTCGGCGCTGCCCGGCAGGTCCGCGGCGAGGCGCTCCACGCGGTCGGCGTCCCACCACGGCGCCTCGGCGACGACCAGGCGATAGCGCCCGCCCTCGCTCGCCACGGCCGTCCGGCTGCCCAGGGCGGCGCGGACGCGCCCGATCAGGACGTGGACGGCTCCGGGTACGGCGTCTTCCATGCCGAGCGCTTCGGCCAGCTCGGCCCGCGTCAGGCCGGCCGGGCTGGCGGCCAGCAGCAGCAGGGCCAGGCGGGGCTTGCGGCCGCCCCAGGCCCGATCCGGA
Proteins encoded in this window:
- a CDS encoding EF-hand domain-containing protein; protein product: MGSHTLVRLGTFAATLLILAAPAGCASSAKLATGVSATGTMQASALKATTEAGIRQKLQALFRASDKGGKGYLTPDELPSNPVLPIVVGRPDAADPDTRAALAKILDKNGDGQISSQEFLDPDFVAELVYVQHDQAVQLFKTLDANSDGFLTRDETNIADIGEPSPMSPAEFKEMDANNDGKLTVTELENGLANPVINPLPSAE
- a CDS encoding bacterial transcriptional activator domain-containing protein — its product is MSAAMGQAGQAAEAAEIRRAFGFGPAPDVATLAPRGGGPLRIVTLGEFRVEAAAGSIPDRAWGGRKPRLALLLLAASPAGLTRAELAEALGMEDAVPGAVHVLIGRVRAALGSRTAVASEGGRYRLVVAEAPWWDADRVERLAADLPGSAEEILDPYAGPFLPDLTEFHWVAARQARLHGIWLAAADAALAADRQAGDWPHALARAERILEIDPLAETAHRAVLEALWRTGRRSAAEAHFAAFDRRLRETLGTGPDVATMDFWRRLHRVITQ